A region of Salvelinus alpinus chromosome 6, SLU_Salpinus.1, whole genome shotgun sequence DNA encodes the following proteins:
- the LOC139577460 gene encoding tripartite motif-containing protein 16-like isoform X1, with translation MAQQGVLLDQDQFCCSVCLDLLKEPVTIPCGHSYCRSCIEGCWDQDVLKGVYSCPQCRHTFTPRPTLMKNNMLAELVEKLRKTGLQAAPPPALCYAGPGDVACDVCTGTRKQKSLMSCLVCLASYCETHLQPHYESPAFKKHKLVKATAQLQEKICSHHDKLLEVYCRTDQQCICYLCTMDEHKGHDTVSAAAERTEKQRQLGMSQQKVQQRFQERENELKELQQAVESFKRSAQAAVEDSDQIFTELIRSIERRSSEVKELIRAQEKAQVSQAEGLLEQLKQEIAELRKRSTELEQLSHTEDHIHFLQSYQSLSSISVSSDLPSIVVRPLQYFGDVSKTVSELREKLEDFLKGEWTKISTTVNIVDVVLPPEPKTREQLLQYSCQLTLDPNTAHTHLSLSEGNRKVTFTRQVQPYPDHPDRFTNYIQVLCREGLSGRCYWEVEWSGEWVYTAVSYKDISRTETDGGFGYNDKSWSLQYSRGGYCFRHNNVETEVSGPQSSRVGVYLDHKAGTLSFYSVSDTMTLLHRVQTTFTQTLYPGFHLTGTAELVKQD, from the exons ATGGCTCAACAGGGAGTTCTGCTGGACCAGGACCAgttctgttgttctgtctgtctggatctaCTGAAGGAGCCGGTCACCATCCCCTGTGGACACAGTTACTGTAGGAGCTGCATTGAGGGCTGCTGGGATCAGGATGTTCTGAAAGGGGTCTATAGCTGTCCTCAGTGCAGACATACCTTCACTCCAAGGCCTACACTGATGAAAAATAACATGTTGGCTGAGCTGGTGGAGAAACTGAGGAAGACAGGACTCCAGGCTGCTCCCCCTCCTGCTCTGTGCTATGCTGGACCTGGAGATGTGGCGTGTGATGTCTGCACTGGGACCAGAAAGCAGAAATCCCTCATGTCCTGTCTGGTGTGTCTGGCCTCTTACTGTGAGACTCACCTCCAACCTCACTATGAATCTCCTGCTTTCAAGAAGCACAAGCTGGTCAAAGCCACCGCACAACTACAGGAGAAGATCTGCTCTCATCATGACAAACTGCTGGAGGTTTACTGTCGTACCGATCAGCAGTGTATCTGTTATCTGTGTACAATGGATGAACATAAAGGCCATGATACAGTgtcagctgcagcagagaggactgagaaacag AGGCAGCTGGGGATGAGTCAGCAGAAGGTCCAGCAGAGAttccaggagagagagaatgagctgAAGGAGCTCCAACAGGCTGTGGAGTCTTTCAAG cgcTCTGCACAGGCAGCAGTGGAGGACAGTGATCAGATCTTTACTGAGCTGATCCGCTCCATTGAGAGAAGGAGCTCTGAGGTGAAGGAGCTGATCAGAGCCCAAGAGAAGGCTCAAGTGAGTCAAGCTGAAGGACTCCTGGAGCAACTGAAGCAGGAGATAGCTGAGCTGAGGAAGAGAAGCACTGAGCTggagcagctctcacacacagaggatcaCATCCATTTCCTCCAG agttatcagtctctctccagtATCAGTGTATCTTCAGACTTACCCAGCATCGTTGTCCGTCCTCTTCAGTACTTTGGAGATGTGAGTAAGACTGTgtctgaactgagagagaaactaGAAGACTTCCTTAAAGGAGAATGGACCAAGATCTCCACTACAG TGAATATAGTGGATGTTGTACTGCCTCCAGAGCCCAAGACCAGAGAACAGTTGTTACAAT attcctgtcagctcacactggacccaaacacagcacacacacacctctctctgtctgaagggAACAGAAAGGTGACCTTTACACGCCAAGTCCAACCATATCCTGACCATCCAGACAGATTCACCAACTACATTCAGGttctgtgtagagagggtctgtctggacgctgttactgggaggtggaGTGGAGTGGGGAGTGGGTTTATACAGCAGTCTCATATAAAGACATCAGCAGAACAGAGACAGATGGTGGATTTGGATACAATGACAAGTCCTGGAGTTTACAGTACTCTAGAGGTGGTTATTGTTTCAGACACAATAATGTTGAGACTGAAGTATCAGGCCCTCAGTCCTCCAGAGTAGGAGTGTACCTGGATCACAAGGCAGgtactctgtccttctacagtgTCTCTGACACAATGACCCTCCTCCACAGAGTCCAGACCACATTCACTCAGACCCTCTATCCTGGGTTTCATCTCACTGGTactgctgagctggttaaacaggactag